The following are encoded in a window of Pseudomonas graminis genomic DNA:
- the waaF gene encoding lipopolysaccharide heptosyltransferase II — MRILIVGPSWVGDMVMAQTLFQCMKQRHPQCEIDVLAPEWSRPILERMPEVRTALSFPLGHGALELATRRRIGKSLKGQYDQAILLPNSLKSALVPFFAGIPKRTGWRGEFRYGLLNDVRTLDKQRYPLMIERFMALAYDKGAELPRPYPKPSLQIETASRDAALGKFGLSLDRPVLALCPGAEFGESKRWPSEHYAMVAEAKIREGWQVWLFGSKNDHAVGESIRERLIPGLREESMNLSGGTSLAEAIDLLSCADAVVSNDSGLMHVAAALNRPLVAVYGSTSPGFTPPLADEVEIVRLGIECSPCFDRTCRFGHYNCLRLLEPDSVIQALGRIGAAPVEVA, encoded by the coding sequence ATGAGAATTCTGATCGTAGGGCCCAGCTGGGTCGGTGACATGGTGATGGCGCAGACGCTGTTCCAGTGCATGAAGCAGCGTCACCCGCAGTGCGAGATCGATGTGCTGGCGCCCGAGTGGAGCCGGCCGATCCTCGAACGCATGCCTGAAGTGCGCACGGCCTTGAGCTTCCCGCTCGGCCATGGCGCGCTGGAGCTGGCCACGCGTCGGCGCATCGGCAAATCCCTCAAGGGTCAGTACGATCAGGCGATTCTGCTGCCCAACTCGCTGAAGTCGGCGCTGGTGCCGTTCTTCGCCGGTATTCCCAAACGCACCGGCTGGCGTGGCGAATTTCGCTATGGCCTGCTCAACGACGTGCGCACCCTCGACAAACAGCGTTATCCGCTGATGATCGAGCGCTTCATGGCGCTGGCTTACGACAAAGGCGCCGAGCTGCCGCGCCCGTATCCCAAGCCCAGCCTGCAAATCGAAACCGCCAGCCGCGACGCGGCGTTGGGCAAGTTCGGTCTGAGCCTTGATCGGCCGGTGCTCGCGCTGTGCCCGGGCGCCGAGTTCGGTGAATCCAAGCGCTGGCCGTCCGAGCATTACGCCATGGTCGCCGAAGCGAAGATCCGTGAAGGCTGGCAAGTCTGGCTGTTCGGCTCGAAGAACGACCATGCAGTGGGTGAAAGCATCCGCGAGCGGCTGATTCCAGGCCTGCGCGAAGAGTCCATGAACCTCAGCGGCGGCACCTCACTGGCTGAGGCCATTGATCTGCTGTCCTGCGCGGACGCCGTGGTCTCCAACGATTCCGGGCTGATGCACGTGGCCGCTGCGCTGAATCGCCCGCTGGTGGCGGTGTACGGCTCGACCTCGCCGGGGTTCACGCCGCCGCTGGCCGATGAAGTCGAGATCGTCCGCCTCGGCATCGAGTGCAGCCCGTGCTTCGACCGCACCTGCCGCTTCGGCCATTACAACTGCCTGCGATTGCTGGAGCCGGATTCGGTGATCCAGGCCCTCGGCCGTATTGGCGCCGCCCCGGTCGAGGTCGCCTGA
- the waaC gene encoding lipopolysaccharide heptosyltransferase I has product MRVLLIKTSSLGDVIHTLPALTDAMGALPGIQFDWVVEEGFAEIPTWHPAVANVIPVAIRRWRKNLWQTLKNGEWRQFKRRLRDTRYDLVIDAQGLLKSAWLTRYVKAPIAGLDKTSAREPMAARFYDRPHAVARGQHAVERLRQLFAQALGYQVPAGLGNYGLDRSHLLTATNDAPFVLFLHGTTWDTKHWPELYWRQLAERMIGQGFEVRLPWGNPAEKARAERIADGLDNAVVLPKLNLAGVARVLASAQGCVAVDTGLGHLAAALDVPTLSLFGPTNPGLTGAYGRSQVHLAADYPACAPCLQKKCTYRPTPEDQRQVDTEREWPMCFTRLNPERVANQLGALLLAKEHP; this is encoded by the coding sequence TTGCGGGTACTGCTGATCAAAACCTCGTCACTGGGCGACGTGATCCACACCCTGCCCGCGCTGACCGACGCCATGGGCGCGCTGCCGGGCATCCAGTTCGACTGGGTGGTGGAAGAGGGCTTCGCCGAGATTCCGACCTGGCATCCGGCGGTCGCCAACGTGATCCCGGTGGCCATCCGTCGCTGGCGCAAGAACCTCTGGCAGACCCTCAAAAATGGCGAATGGCGCCAGTTCAAGCGGCGCCTGCGCGACACCCGCTACGATCTGGTGATCGACGCCCAGGGCCTGCTGAAAAGCGCCTGGCTGACCCGCTACGTCAAGGCGCCCATTGCCGGGCTGGACAAGACTTCCGCGCGCGAGCCCATGGCCGCTCGTTTCTATGATCGCCCCCATGCCGTTGCCCGCGGCCAGCATGCGGTCGAGCGTTTGCGTCAGCTGTTCGCCCAGGCGCTGGGGTATCAGGTGCCTGCGGGGCTGGGTAATTACGGCCTTGATCGCAGCCACCTGCTCACCGCCACAAACGACGCGCCCTTTGTGCTGTTTCTCCATGGCACCACGTGGGACACCAAGCACTGGCCCGAGCTGTATTGGCGGCAATTGGCCGAACGCATGATAGGCCAGGGGTTTGAAGTGCGGCTGCCGTGGGGCAATCCGGCCGAGAAGGCACGGGCCGAGCGCATTGCCGATGGCCTTGATAATGCCGTCGTGTTGCCCAAACTCAATCTGGCAGGCGTTGCACGCGTATTGGCGAGCGCTCAAGGCTGCGTCGCGGTGGACACCGGTCTCGGTCATCTCGCCGCCGCGCTGGACGTGCCGACGCTGTCGCTGTTCGGCCCGACCAATCCGGGCCTGACCGGCGCGTACGGCCGGTCGCAGGTTCATCTGGCGGCCGATTACCCCGCCTGCGCGCCGTGCCTGCAAAAGAAATGCACCTACCGACCGACGCCTGAAGATCAGCGTCAGGTCGATACCGAGCGCGAGTGGCCCATGTGCTTTACTCGCTTGAATCCCGAGCGGGTAGCGAACCAGTTAGGCGCGCTATTGCTGGCAAAGGAACATCCCTGA
- a CDS encoding glycosyltransferase family 4 protein yields the protein MQLAFVLYKYFPFGGLQRDFMRIALECQQRGHKIRVYTLIWEGDVPPGFEVLVAPVKAIFNHRRNEKLTDWMNADLAKRPVDRLIGFNKMPGLDVYYAADGCYEDKAQNLRHGLYKYWGRYRHFADYERAVFAKDAKTEVLMISEVQQPLFVKHYDTPLERFHLLPPGISLDRRAPANAAEIRTEFRREFKLADDDLLLVQIGSGFKTKGVDRTLKALAALPAELKKRTRLFVIGQDDPKVFQLQSTALGLDDHVTFMKGRSDIPRFLLGADLLIHPAYNENTGTVLLEALVAGLPVLVSAVCGYAHYIAEADSGLVLDEPFNQNQLNQYLARMLRDDAARSTWSRNGLTFADTADLYSMPQHAADVILAEHHR from the coding sequence ATGCAACTGGCATTCGTGCTTTATAAATACTTCCCGTTCGGCGGCCTGCAGCGTGACTTCATGCGCATCGCCCTGGAGTGTCAGCAGCGCGGCCATAAAATCCGCGTCTACACGCTGATCTGGGAGGGTGACGTACCGCCTGGCTTCGAAGTGCTGGTGGCGCCGGTCAAGGCGATCTTCAATCACCGCCGCAACGAAAAGCTCACCGACTGGATGAACGCCGACCTGGCCAAGCGTCCCGTGGACCGGCTGATCGGCTTCAACAAGATGCCCGGCCTGGACGTGTATTACGCCGCCGACGGCTGCTACGAAGACAAAGCGCAGAACCTGCGCCACGGCCTGTACAAATATTGGGGCCGCTATCGTCACTTCGCCGACTACGAGCGCGCAGTGTTCGCTAAAGACGCGAAGACCGAAGTCCTGATGATTTCCGAAGTGCAGCAGCCGCTGTTCGTCAAGCATTACGACACGCCGCTTGAGCGCTTTCACCTGCTGCCGCCGGGGATCTCCCTGGATCGCCGCGCGCCGGCCAATGCGGCCGAGATTCGCACCGAGTTCCGTCGCGAATTCAAGCTCGCCGACGATGACTTGCTGCTTGTGCAGATCGGCTCCGGCTTCAAGACCAAGGGTGTGGATCGAACCCTCAAGGCACTCGCGGCGCTGCCTGCTGAATTGAAAAAACGCACACGCCTGTTTGTAATCGGCCAGGACGACCCCAAGGTATTCCAGCTGCAGAGCACGGCGCTGGGCCTCGATGATCACGTCACCTTCATGAAGGGACGCAGCGACATCCCGCGTTTTCTGTTGGGCGCCGACCTGTTGATACATCCGGCGTACAACGAAAACACCGGCACCGTGCTGCTTGAAGCGCTGGTGGCAGGACTCCCGGTGCTGGTCAGTGCGGTGTGCGGCTACGCCCATTACATCGCCGAAGCCGACAGCGGTCTGGTGCTTGATGAGCCGTTCAACCAGAACCAGCTCAACCAGTACCTGGCCCGCATGCTCAGGGACGACGCCGCGCGCAGCACCTGGAGCCGCAACGGGCTGACATTCGCCGACACGGCTGATCTTTACAGCATGCCGCAGCACGCTGCGGATGTGATTCTGGCGGAGCACCACAGATGA
- the rfaP gene encoding lipopolysaccharide core heptose(I) kinase RfaP translates to MKLILAEPFKRLWAGRDAFEAVEALQGQVYRELENRRTLRTEVDGRGYFVKIHRGIGWGEVAKNLLTAKLPVLGAGQEWDAVNRLHEVGVPTMTAVAYGERGNNPAMQHSFIITEELAPTESLEDVSLNWRNEPPEPRMKRAYIAEVARLVGMMHRAGVNHRDCYICHFLLHTDKPVTPEDFKLSVIDLHRAQTRPAITQRWRNKDLAALYFSAMDIGLTRRDKLRFLKGYFQQPLRQILAQESALLSWLEGKAEKLYQRKLRYGDAL, encoded by the coding sequence ATGAAACTGATCCTTGCTGAACCCTTCAAGCGCCTCTGGGCGGGGCGCGATGCGTTCGAGGCCGTTGAGGCGCTGCAAGGCCAGGTCTATCGCGAACTCGAGAACCGGCGGACGCTGCGCACCGAAGTCGACGGGCGCGGTTATTTCGTCAAGATCCATCGCGGCATTGGCTGGGGTGAAGTGGCGAAAAACCTGCTGACCGCCAAATTGCCGGTGCTCGGCGCGGGGCAGGAGTGGGACGCGGTCAACCGTCTGCATGAAGTCGGCGTCCCGACCATGACTGCCGTGGCCTACGGCGAGCGCGGCAATAATCCGGCCATGCAGCACTCGTTCATCATCACCGAAGAGCTGGCGCCGACCGAGAGCCTGGAAGACGTCAGCCTGAACTGGCGCAACGAGCCGCCCGAACCCCGCATGAAGCGCGCGTACATCGCTGAAGTGGCGCGGCTGGTCGGGATGATGCACCGCGCCGGGGTCAACCACCGCGACTGCTACATCTGCCATTTTCTGCTGCACACCGACAAGCCGGTCACACCTGAAGATTTCAAGCTTTCGGTGATCGACCTGCACCGCGCCCAGACGCGCCCGGCGATTACCCAACGCTGGCGCAACAAGGACCTGGCCGCGCTGTATTTCTCGGCGATGGACATCGGCCTGACCCGGCGCGACAAACTGCGGTTTCTCAAGGGCTATTTCCAGCAGCCGCTGCGGCAGATCCTGGCGCAGGAATCGGCGCTGTTGAGCTGGCTCGAAGGCAAGGCCGAGAAGCTCTATCAGCGCAAATTGCGCTACGGGGACGCGCTCTGA
- a CDS encoding lipopolysaccharide kinase InaA family protein, which produces MAGWKLESGYAALTEDFGTLDAVFALKGERLTRDPLSEVIRVERGGVNYYVKRYVAAGKGLRRYLGRPRVKSEWQNLKRFAKWGIPTAEVVAWGLERNGAAYDRGALITRELPRTEDLSELARANDTRLDSRAWVNGVSQQVARYTRTMHDHHFTHNDLKWRNLLVDDQATVFLIDCPNGAFWVSFMLRYRITKDLACLDKVAKYHLSATQRLRFYLQYRGRERLNDSDKKRIRHIVSFFEGRE; this is translated from the coding sequence ATGGCGGGCTGGAAGCTGGAGTCTGGCTACGCCGCGCTGACGGAAGACTTCGGTACCCTCGACGCGGTGTTCGCCCTCAAAGGCGAGCGCCTGACCCGGGACCCACTGTCCGAAGTCATCCGCGTCGAACGCGGTGGCGTGAACTACTACGTCAAGCGCTACGTAGCGGCCGGCAAGGGTTTGCGTCGTTATTTGGGGCGCCCACGGGTCAAGTCCGAATGGCAGAATCTCAAGCGTTTCGCCAAGTGGGGCATACCGACGGCAGAAGTCGTCGCCTGGGGGCTGGAGCGTAACGGCGCTGCGTATGATCGCGGCGCGTTGATCACCCGCGAACTGCCGCGCACCGAAGACCTGTCGGAACTGGCACGGGCCAACGACACGCGCCTGGACAGCCGCGCGTGGGTCAACGGCGTCAGCCAGCAGGTCGCGCGCTACACCCGGACCATGCACGATCATCACTTCACCCATAACGATCTGAAGTGGCGCAACTTGCTGGTGGACGATCAGGCGACGGTGTTCCTGATCGACTGCCCCAACGGCGCGTTCTGGGTCAGCTTCATGCTGCGCTACCGGATCACCAAGGACCTCGCCTGCCTGGACAAGGTCGCCAAATATCACCTGTCGGCCACCCAGCGCCTGCGGTTCTACCTGCAATACCGTGGTCGTGAACGCTTGAATGATTCTGACAAGAAGCGCATCCGCCACATCGTCAGTTTTTTTGAGGGTCGCGAATGA
- a CDS encoding lipopolysaccharide kinase InaA family protein, producing the protein MSVFIADADRGLLERHGLADFDALWNVELDAVDEPNTGRGGWSSVFRLELEGSGYYLKRQSNYLTYTLHHPFGEPSFSREFRNISLYQKLGIPALHAVFYADRKVDGERRAILMTRALDGWTDLDTLLQDWHERPATERLAILQACGQLARTLHKAGQVHGCFYPKHIFMRARGGKYLAQLIDLEKTRKSIFGQRDRVKDIEPLLRRAPVWNETEIRELLATYLYAPTDSGLVDAWWQRVAKRGSHKRRDR; encoded by the coding sequence ATGAGTGTTTTCATTGCTGACGCCGACCGGGGCCTGCTGGAGCGGCACGGTCTGGCGGACTTCGATGCGTTGTGGAACGTCGAGCTCGACGCGGTGGATGAGCCAAATACCGGTCGCGGCGGCTGGAGCAGTGTGTTTCGCCTGGAGCTGGAAGGCTCCGGTTATTACCTCAAGCGCCAGAGCAATTACCTGACGTACACCCTGCATCACCCGTTTGGCGAGCCGTCGTTTTCCCGGGAGTTTCGCAACATCAGCCTGTATCAGAAGCTGGGCATTCCCGCGCTGCATGCGGTGTTTTACGCGGACCGAAAAGTCGACGGCGAGCGCCGCGCGATTCTGATGACCCGCGCGCTGGATGGCTGGACCGATCTGGACACGCTGTTGCAGGACTGGCACGAGCGGCCGGCGACCGAGCGTCTGGCGATTCTGCAGGCGTGCGGGCAACTGGCGCGCACGCTGCACAAGGCCGGGCAGGTGCATGGCTGTTTCTACCCCAAGCATATTTTCATGCGGGCGCGCGGCGGAAAGTATCTGGCCCAGCTGATCGACCTTGAGAAGACGCGCAAGTCGATCTTCGGCCAACGCGACCGGGTCAAGGACATCGAGCCCTTGCTGCGCCGCGCACCGGTCTGGAACGAAACGGAAATCCGTGAGCTGCTTGCAACGTATCTGTACGCCCCGACCGACAGCGGGCTGGTCGACGCCTGGTGGCAGCGTGTCGCCAAACGGGGCAGTCACAAGCGCCGGGATCGGTGA
- a CDS encoding lipopolysaccharide kinase InaA family protein has product MRLSELKNAGRTPALPMNIALEDAAGPAELQLLSLLRVLPGQRYVGAGIWRGRTVLAKLLVGPKAPRHFQRERDGVQALAKQGLPTPLLLADGLQEGEGGWLLFEFLDQAESLGDAWKSVEELPPLADEQQSVLGDALSAVGQMHAKGLWQEDLHLDNLLRQGSTLYLIDGAGIRVEEAGKPLSRQKVLENLGVFFAQLPKSLEPFTEELLVYYLLSNGEHGLPVEALQKQIDKVRSWRLRDYLIKIGRECSLFSVQDGPFALRAIRREEVAGMLPVLEQADALVDGGHLYKTGGAASVAKVDVAGRELVIKRYNIKNLAHWLKRFWRPSRAWHSWREGNRLRFLGIATPTPLALLEKRFMWLRLEAYLVTEFLPGPDIIERFAPYVASGDAPEAELQALDNLFAQMIGERISHGDLKGHNVFWHNERWSLIDLDAMCQHSSQSSFAAAFARDRARFMRNWPADSALHQLLEQRIPTVSKTLE; this is encoded by the coding sequence ATGCGTTTGTCTGAACTGAAAAACGCCGGTCGCACCCCGGCGCTGCCGATGAACATTGCGCTGGAGGATGCGGCCGGCCCTGCCGAGCTGCAATTGCTCAGCCTGCTGCGCGTCCTGCCCGGTCAGCGGTACGTCGGCGCCGGCATCTGGCGTGGGCGGACGGTGCTGGCGAAGCTTCTGGTCGGTCCGAAAGCCCCTCGACATTTCCAGCGAGAACGCGACGGCGTACAGGCGCTGGCGAAGCAAGGCCTGCCAACGCCGTTGCTGTTGGCCGACGGGCTGCAGGAAGGCGAGGGCGGCTGGTTGCTGTTCGAGTTTCTGGATCAGGCCGAAAGCCTGGGCGATGCCTGGAAGTCGGTGGAGGAGCTACCGCCGCTGGCCGATGAACAGCAGTCAGTGCTCGGCGATGCGCTGTCCGCTGTGGGCCAGATGCACGCCAAAGGCCTGTGGCAGGAAGACCTGCATCTGGACAACCTCCTGCGTCAGGGCTCCACGTTGTATCTGATCGATGGCGCGGGCATTCGCGTCGAAGAAGCGGGCAAGCCGCTGTCCCGTCAGAAAGTGCTGGAAAACCTCGGCGTGTTCTTCGCCCAGTTGCCCAAGTCGCTGGAGCCGTTCACCGAAGAATTACTCGTCTATTACCTGCTGAGCAACGGCGAGCACGGCTTGCCGGTCGAAGCGCTGCAAAAGCAGATCGACAAGGTGCGCAGTTGGCGCTTGCGGGATTACCTGATCAAGATCGGCCGCGAATGCAGCCTGTTCAGCGTCCAAGACGGGCCGTTTGCCCTGCGTGCGATTCGTCGCGAGGAAGTCGCCGGAATGCTGCCGGTACTGGAACAGGCCGACGCGCTGGTCGATGGCGGTCATCTGTACAAGACCGGTGGTGCGGCCAGCGTCGCCAAGGTAGACGTCGCCGGCCGCGAACTGGTGATCAAGCGCTACAACATCAAGAACCTGGCCCACTGGCTCAAGCGCTTTTGGCGTCCGTCCCGTGCCTGGCACTCGTGGCGCGAAGGCAATCGGTTGCGGTTCCTCGGCATCGCAACGCCCACACCGCTGGCGCTGCTGGAAAAACGCTTCATGTGGCTGCGCCTTGAAGCGTATCTGGTCACCGAGTTCCTGCCGGGGCCCGACATCATTGAGCGCTTCGCGCCCTATGTAGCGTCTGGCGATGCGCCGGAAGCTGAGTTGCAGGCGCTGGACAATCTGTTTGCGCAGATGATCGGCGAGCGCATCAGCCACGGCGATCTCAAAGGCCACAACGTGTTCTGGCACAACGAACGCTGGTCGCTCATCGATCTGGACGCCATGTGTCAGCACAGTTCCCAGAGCTCGTTCGCGGCGGCGTTCGCTAGAGATCGCGCACGCTTCATGCGCAACTGGCCAGCCGACAGCGCGCTGCACCAGTTGCTGGAACAGCGCATCCCGACTGTTTCAAAAACGCTGGAGTGA